One stretch of Nomascus leucogenys isolate Asia chromosome 7b, Asia_NLE_v1, whole genome shotgun sequence DNA includes these proteins:
- the TRAM1L1 gene encoding translocating chain-associated membrane protein 1-like 1 — protein MGLRKKSTKNPPVLSQEFILQNHADIVSCVGMFFLLGLVFEGTAEASIVFLTLQHSVAVPAAEEQATGSKSLYYYGVKDLATVFFYMLVAIIIHATIQEYVLDKINKRMQFTKAKQNKFNESGQFSVFYFFSCIWGTFILISENCLSDPTLIWKARPHSMMTFQMKFFYISQLAYWFHAFPELYFQKTKKQDIPRQLVYIGLHLFHITGAYLLYLNHLGLLLLVLHYFVELLSHMCGLFYFSDEKYQKGISLWAIVFILGRLVTLIVSVLTVGFHLAGSQNRNPDSLTGNVNVLAAKIAVLSSSCTIQAYVTWNLITLWLQRWVEDSNIQASCMKKKRSRSCKKRTENGVGVETSNRVDCPPKRKEKSS, from the coding sequence ATGGGGCTCCGTAAGAAGAGCACCAAGAACCCCCCCGTTCTGAGCCAGGAATTCATCCTGCAGAATCATGCGGACATCGTCTCCTGCGTGGGGATGTTCTTCCTGCTGGGGCTTGTGTTCGAGGGAACAGCAGAAGCATCCATCGTGTTTCTCACTCTTCAGCACAGTGTTGCTGTCCCTGCAGCAGAGGAACAAGCCACGGGATCAAAGTCCCTCTATTATTATGGTGTCAAAGATTTGGCCACGGTTTTCTTCTACATGCTAGTGGCAATCATCATTCATGCCACAATTCAGGAATATGTGTTGGATAAAATTAACAAGAGAATGCAGTTCACCAAAGCGAAACAAAACAAGTTTAACGAATCTGGTCAGTTTAGTGTGTTCTACTTTTTCTCTTGTATTTGGGGCACATTCATTTTAATCTCTGAAAACTGCCTGTCAGACCCAACTCTCATATGGAAGGCTCGTCCCCATAGCATGATGACATTTCAAATGAAGTTTTTCTACATATCCCAGTTGGCTTACTGGTTTCATGCTTTTCCTGAACTCTACTtccagaaaaccaaaaaacaagacATCCCTCGTCAACTTGTCTACATTGGTCTTCACCTCTTCCACATTACTGGAGCTTATCTCTTGTACTTGAATCATTTGGGACTTCTTCTTTTGGTACTGCATTATTTTGTTGAATTACTTTCCCACATGTGCGGCCTGTTTTACTTTAGTGATGAAAAGTACCAGAAAGGCATATCTCTGTGGGCAATTGTGTTTATCTTGGGTAGACTTGTGACTTTAATTGTTTCCGTACTCACTGTTGGGTTTCACCTGGCTGGATCGCAGAATCGGAATCCTGATTCCCTTACTGGAAATGTAAATGTGTTGGCAGCTAAAATTGCTGTTCTGTCGTCCAGTTGCACTATCCAAGCCTACGTAACATGGAACTTAATTACTCTCTGGCTTCAGAGGTGGGTAGAAGATTCTAATATTCAGGCCTCATGTATGAAGAAGAAACGGTCGAGATCTtgtaaaaaaagaacagaaaacggAGTGGGAGTGGAAACTTCAAATAGAGTAGACTGTCCgccaaagaggaaagagaaatcttCATAA